In Planctomycetia bacterium, one DNA window encodes the following:
- a CDS encoding zinc dependent phospholipase C family protein gives MNRKAGSSIRVNGWIVAAAAALVLGCVQEAWAWGPGSHVQFASEILSNLWALPPAIAALLARHRRHFIYGNVATDTVLAKKMSRVKQVCHRWDTGFSLLHSAESDAGRAFAYGYLSHLAADTIAHNKFLPRQMAVSRSTVAFGHLYWEVRADAQVAPIHFQTLRRTLQREYAEPEHLLALHLRETLLSFRTNRFIFKRMNLLASEAAWRRSVLFWARLSRFGLDADTLASYHQASLGRIVDVLTRGEASSVLNEDPNGNWALAYAKAQRKQLRQMKRARLPHMHIIAEAAASHSIQDVPKWNGRRTHAS, from the coding sequence GAGGCGTGGGCGTGGGGGCCTGGATCGCACGTTCAGTTCGCGTCGGAGATTCTATCAAACTTGTGGGCGTTGCCGCCGGCGATCGCGGCGCTGCTGGCGCGGCATCGGCGGCACTTCATATACGGCAACGTCGCGACCGACACGGTGCTGGCGAAGAAGATGAGCCGGGTGAAACAGGTGTGCCACCGATGGGACACCGGGTTCTCTCTGCTTCATTCGGCCGAGTCGGACGCGGGGCGGGCGTTCGCGTATGGATACCTGTCGCACCTCGCGGCGGATACGATCGCGCACAACAAGTTCCTCCCGCGGCAGATGGCGGTGAGCCGCTCGACGGTGGCGTTTGGTCATTTGTACTGGGAGGTTCGGGCCGATGCGCAGGTCGCGCCGATTCACTTTCAGACGCTGCGGCGGACGTTGCAGCGCGAATACGCCGAACCGGAGCATTTGCTGGCGTTGCACCTGCGCGAGACGCTGCTGTCGTTCCGCACCAATCGGTTCATCTTCAAGCGGATGAATCTGCTGGCATCCGAGGCGGCGTGGCGGCGATCGGTGCTGTTCTGGGCGAGGCTGTCGCGCTTCGGTCTGGATGCCGACACGCTGGCGAGTTATCACCAGGCGTCGCTGGGTCGGATCGTGGACGTGCTGACGCGCGGCGAGGCGTCGAGCGTGTTGAATGAAGACCCGAACGGGAATTGGGCGCTGGCTTACGCGAAGGCGCAGCGCAAGCAGCTGCGCCAGATGAAGCGCGCCCGCCTGCCGCACATGCACATCATCGCCGAAGCCGCGGCGAGCCATTCGATTCAAGACGTGCCGAAGTGGAACGGGCGACGCACGCACGCTTCGTGA